Within Aquificaceae bacterium, the genomic segment GATGGAGAAGGCAGGAAAGCGGTAAAGCTCCTTTATCCACCCTTCAGGGATGCCCTTGTGCAGGATGTAAAACTGCCTCTTCAGCTTACAGAGATGAAGCCTTCAGAGGTGCTCGCCTGTATTTTATCTTCTATGGGAGAGAACATAAAGAAGGTTAGAGTGCTTGATACAAGCAGGATAGACGATAAACATGCGGAGGTCGTAGTAAAGGTTATGGACAAAGAGGGTGTTGAGAAAATTTTCACCTTTATAGTGATAAAGGACGAAAAGAAATGGAGGATAGCCAGTATATCTGAAATTAGATGAAAATACTTATATGGCAAAGTGCTTACTTGGGGGACGTGGTGCTTACCACCCCCCTTATAAGAACTCTTAAAAGGCATTTTCCATCATCGCAAGTTGCCTTTGCAGGCAGAAGCTTTATAAGGGAGCTTTTAAAAGGTTTGGATGTGGAGCTTATAACCTTTGACAAGGGTTTTTGGGAGAGTTTTGAGGTCATTGAAAAACTAAGAGAATACCACATTGCTATAAGCCCACACATATCCGCAAGGAGTGCCCTCATACTCTTTTTCGCTGGCGTGCCAACAAGGATTGGCTTTGACAGGTCTGAGTTAAAGTGGCTCTACACACACATTGTAAAACACAGATGGGGTATTCACGAAGTGGACAGAAACCTTGAACTCCTAAAGCCTCTGGGAATAAGAGAATTTGAAAGAATGCCATACCTTTATGTATCAGACGAAGAGAAAAAAAGGGTAAGGGATAAGTTTAGACTTCCTGAGAGCTTTGCAGTGCTTTCTCCTTTTTCCAACTTTAGGCTAAAGGAGTGGAATATTGACAGATGGTTGGAGCTTTCCAAAAGGTTAAGTATAACGCCTGTCATAGTAGGAGCGGACACTCAAAGAGCAAGTATTTTTGACAAGGTAGAGGGGATAAACCTCATAGGTAAGACCTCTCTGAGAGAGCTTATGGCAGTTATAAGCCTGTCAAAAGTGGTAATTTCCTGCGATTCTGCACCAGTGCACATAGCCAACGCCCTCGGAGTTCCCGCCCTTAGTGTATACACCGCCACATCACCAGACTACGGCTTTTATCCTTTAATAGGTGGTTATGTTAAACCTAAGCTTTATTGCTCTCCC encodes:
- a CDS encoding DUF4878 domain-containing protein, whose amino-acid sequence is MKRVAIVVGAVLLAFFVLRSCGENPEKSARNTVKDFIENIRDGEGRKAVKLLYPPFRDALVQDVKLPLQLTEMKPSEVLACILSSMGENIKKVRVLDTSRIDDKHAEVVVKVMDKEGVEKIFTFIVIKDEKKWRIASISEIR
- a CDS encoding glycosyltransferase family 9 protein, whose protein sequence is MKILIWQSAYLGDVVLTTPLIRTLKRHFPSSQVAFAGRSFIRELLKGLDVELITFDKGFWESFEVIEKLREYHIAISPHISARSALILFFAGVPTRIGFDRSELKWLYTHIVKHRWGIHEVDRNLELLKPLGIREFERMPYLYVSDEEKKRVRDKFRLPESFAVLSPFSNFRLKEWNIDRWLELSKRLSITPVIVGADTQRASIFDKVEGINLIGKTSLRELMAVISLSKVVISCDSAPVHIANALGVPALSVYTATSPDYGFYPLIGGYVKPKLYCSPCSPNPKVCKTGTQACLSMVGVGDVLKGLERLLS